A genomic window from Gemmatimonadaceae bacterium includes:
- a CDS encoding N(4)-(beta-N-acetylglucosaminyl)-L-asparaginase: protein MPTTRRDFLATSAAALGATALPTTAAAAAPIATLLRARPTVVASANGLRGVRLAYDRIVAGTDALDAIIAGVNIQELDPEDTSVGLGGLPNRDGVVQLDASCMHGPTKRAGAVACLEDIATPSLVAKAVMDYTDHVMLVGQDARRFALEMGFTPQNLLTEKTRQEWLRWRARLNPNDAFLDYDGDVDIKFTTGTINMNAVDARGDISSVTTTSGMAWKVPGRVGDSPIIGAGQYCDNLVGAAGSTGRGEANIKTCASFLIVEFMRQGLAPEAAAMKTMERIVAMTEARLLDERGRPKFDLQFYVVHKDGRYAGACLYEGAQFAVCDERGARLERCAYMYRR, encoded by the coding sequence ATGCCTACGACCCGCCGCGATTTCCTCGCCACGTCCGCCGCCGCTCTCGGGGCGACGGCCCTCCCGACCACAGCGGCCGCCGCTGCGCCCATTGCGACTCTGCTGCGCGCGCGCCCCACCGTGGTGGCCTCGGCCAACGGCCTGCGCGGAGTGCGCCTCGCCTACGACCGCATCGTCGCAGGCACCGACGCGCTCGACGCGATCATCGCGGGCGTGAACATCCAGGAGCTGGATCCCGAGGACACATCAGTGGGCCTCGGCGGCCTGCCGAACCGCGACGGCGTCGTGCAGCTCGACGCCAGCTGTATGCACGGTCCCACCAAGCGCGCCGGCGCCGTGGCCTGCCTCGAGGACATCGCCACGCCGAGCCTCGTGGCCAAGGCGGTGATGGATTACACCGACCACGTGATGCTCGTGGGCCAGGACGCGCGGCGCTTCGCGCTGGAGATGGGCTTCACGCCGCAGAACCTGCTCACCGAGAAGACGCGGCAGGAATGGCTGCGCTGGCGCGCGCGGCTGAACCCGAACGACGCCTTCCTCGACTACGATGGCGACGTGGACATCAAGTTCACGACCGGCACGATCAATATGAACGCCGTGGACGCGCGCGGGGACATCAGCTCCGTGACGACCACCAGCGGGATGGCGTGGAAGGTGCCGGGGCGCGTGGGCGACTCACCGATCATCGGGGCCGGTCAGTACTGCGACAACCTCGTCGGCGCGGCAGGCAGCACCGGCCGCGGCGAGGCCAACATCAAGACCTGCGCGTCGTTCTTGATCGTGGAGTTTATGCGCCAGGGCCTCGCGCCCGAGGCGGCGGCGATGAAGACGATGGAGCGCATCGTCGCGATGACCGAGGCGCGCCTGCTCGACGAGCGCGGCCGCCCGAAGTTCGATCTCCAGTTCTACGTGGTGCACAAGGACGGACGCTACGCCGGGGCCTGCCTGTACGAAGGGGCGCAGTTCGCGGTCTGCGATGAGCGCGGGGCGCGGTTGGAGCGCTGTGCGTATATGTACAGGAGATAG
- a CDS encoding M20/M25/M40 family metallo-hydrolase, translating to MPTRLRFALAAALLLGAATAPLAAQGRQLTRWETQARALLKELVEINTTHSTGNTVTASEAMARHMLAAGFPREDVVVIENAPRKGNLIVRYRGRSRTLRPILLLSHIDVVEANPADWTLPPFEFIERDGIFYGRGVADDKDESAIHLTLLLRMKAEGYVPERDIIVALTADEEGGPENGVEYLLANHRELVDAAFVLNEGGGGRMDGSRRISNDVQAAEKYVVNFILEATNSGGHSSVPRPDNAIYSLARALARLAEMQQPVRLNETTRAYFTRQADILGGETGAAMRRLVANERDAQAAVIVSRDFSNNSRLRSTCVATLLEAGHAMNALPQRARATVNCRILPEETRAQVQARIVEAIADPEIKVTVEREDSNSPASPLTPELLRAIEAATEEIFPGTPVVPTMSTGATDGAYFRAAGIPVYGVSGLFYSAPNAHGMNEKIEAEAFYQGLEFMYRLVRRLTGGPGM from the coding sequence ATGCCGACCCGCCTCCGCTTCGCCCTCGCCGCCGCGCTCCTCCTGGGCGCCGCCACCGCCCCCCTCGCAGCGCAGGGCCGCCAGCTGACGCGCTGGGAGACCCAGGCCCGCGCCCTGCTCAAGGAGCTGGTCGAGATCAACACGACCCACTCCACCGGCAACACCGTCACCGCCTCCGAGGCGATGGCACGGCATATGCTCGCCGCCGGCTTCCCGCGCGAGGACGTGGTCGTGATCGAGAACGCGCCACGCAAGGGCAACCTCATCGTCCGCTATCGCGGTCGCTCGCGCACGCTGCGGCCCATCCTCCTGCTCTCACACATCGACGTGGTCGAGGCCAATCCGGCCGACTGGACGCTGCCGCCCTTCGAGTTCATCGAGCGCGACGGCATCTTCTACGGCCGCGGCGTCGCCGACGACAAGGACGAAAGCGCCATCCACCTCACGCTGCTCCTGCGGATGAAGGCCGAAGGCTACGTCCCCGAGCGCGACATCATCGTCGCGCTCACCGCCGACGAGGAAGGCGGACCCGAGAACGGCGTCGAGTACCTCCTCGCCAACCATCGCGAGCTGGTGGATGCGGCCTTCGTGCTCAACGAAGGTGGCGGCGGACGGATGGACGGCAGCCGCCGCATCTCCAACGACGTGCAGGCCGCCGAGAAGTACGTGGTGAACTTCATCCTCGAGGCCACCAACAGCGGCGGTCACAGCTCCGTCCCGAGGCCGGACAACGCCATCTACTCGCTGGCCCGCGCCCTCGCGCGCCTCGCCGAGATGCAGCAGCCGGTGCGCCTCAACGAGACCACCCGCGCCTACTTCACCCGGCAGGCCGACATCCTCGGCGGCGAGACCGGCGCCGCGATGCGACGCCTCGTCGCCAACGAGCGCGATGCGCAGGCCGCCGTCATCGTCTCGCGCGACTTCTCCAACAACTCGCGCCTGCGCTCCACCTGCGTGGCCACGCTGCTCGAGGCCGGCCACGCGATGAACGCCCTGCCCCAGCGCGCCCGCGCCACGGTCAACTGCCGGATCCTCCCGGAAGAGACCCGCGCCCAGGTGCAGGCCCGCATCGTCGAGGCCATCGCCGATCCCGAGATCAAGGTCACGGTCGAGCGCGAGGACTCCAACTCGCCCGCCTCACCGCTGACCCCGGAACTGCTGCGCGCCATCGAGGCCGCCACCGAAGAAATCTTCCCGGGCACGCCGGTCGTCCCAACGATGAGCACCGGCGCCACGGACGGCGCCTACTTCCGCGCCGCGGGCATCCCGGTGTATGGCGTCAGCGGCCTGTTCTACTCCGCGCCCAACGCGCACGGGATGAACGAGAAGATCGAAGCCGAGGCCTTCTACCAGGGGCTCGAGTTTATGTATCGCCTCGTGCGCCGCCTCACCGGCGGCCCCGGGATGTAA